A section of the Rattus norvegicus strain BN/NHsdMcwi chromosome 15, GRCr8, whole genome shotgun sequence genome encodes:
- the Plau gene encoding urokinase-type plasminogen activator precursor, whose protein sequence is MRVWLASLFLCALVAHSEGGSELGASDESNCGCQNGGVCVSYKYFSSIRRCSCPKKFKGEHCEIDTSKTCYHGNGQSYRGKANTDTKGRPCLAWNSPAVLQQTYNAHRSDALSLGLGKHNYCRNPDNQRRPWCYVQIGLKQFVQECMVQDCSLSKKPSSTVDQQGFQCGQKALRPRFKIVGGEFTVVENQPWFAAIYLKNKGGSPPSFKCGGSLISPCWVASATHCFVNQPKKEEYVVYLGQSKRNSYNPGEMKFEVEQLILHEDFSDETLAFHNDIALLKIRTSTGQCAQPSRTIQTICLPPRFGDAPFGSDCEITGFGQESATDYFYPKDLKMSVVKIISHEQCKQPHYYGSEINYKMLCAADPEWKTDSCSGDSGGPLICNIDGRPTLSGIVSWGSGCAEKNKPGVYTRVSYFLNWIQSHIGEENGLAF, encoded by the exons ATGAGAGTCTGGCTTGCGAGCCTGTTCCTCTGCGCCTTGGTGGCGCACTCTGAA GGTGGCAGTGAACTTGGAGCTTCTGATGAAT CAAACTGTGGCTGTCAGAACGGAGGAGTATGTGTGTCCTACAAGTACTTCTCCAGCATTCGAAGATGCAGCTGCCCAAAGAAATTCAAAGGGGAGCACTGTGAGATAG ATACATCAAAAACCTGCTATCATGGAAATGGTCAATCTTACCGAGGAAAGGCCAATACTGACACCAAAGGCCggccctgcctggcctggaattcacccGCTGTCCTTCAGCAAACCTACAATGCTCACAGATCCGATGCTCTTAGCCTAGGCCTGGGGAAACACAATTACTGCAG GAACCCCGACAACCAGAGGCGACCCTGGTGCTATGTGCAAATTGGCCTAAAGCAGTTTGTCCAAGAATGCATGGTGCAGGACTGCTCTCTCA GCAAAAAGCCTTCTTCTACTGTAGACCAACAAGGGTTCCAGTGTGGCCAGAAGGCTCTAAGGCCCCGCTTCAAGATCGTTGGGGGAGAATTCACTGTCGTTGAGAACCAGCCCTGGTTTGCAGCCATCTACCTGAAGAATAAGGGAGGAAGCCCTCCCTCCTTTAAATGTGGTGGGAGCCTCATCAGTCCTTGCTGGGTGGCCAGCGCCACACACTGCTTCGT GAATCAGCCAAAGAAGGAAGAGTACGTTGTCTACCTGGGTCAGTCGAAGCGGAACTCCTATAACCCCGGAGAGATGAAGTTTGAGGTGGAGCAGCTCATCTTGCACGAAGACTTCAGCGACGAAACTCTGGCCTTCCATAATGACATAG CCTTGCTGAAGATACGTACCAGCACGGGCCAATGCGCACAGCCATCCAGGACCATACAGACCATCTGCCTGCCCCCGAGGTTTGGTGATGCTCCGTTTGGTTCAGACTGTGAGATCACTGGCTTCGGACAAGAGAGTGCCA CTGACTATTTCTATCCGAAGGACCTGAAAATGTCAGTTGTAAAGATTATTTCTCACGAACAGTGCAAGCAGCCTCACTACTATGGCTctgaaattaattataaaatgctGTGTGCTGCTGACCCAGAGTGGAAAACAGATTCCTGCTCG GGAGATTCAGGAGGACCTCTTATCTGTAACATCGATGGCCGCCCAACTCTGAGCGGGATTGTGAGCTGGGGCAGTGGATGTGCAGAGAAAAACAAGCCTGGTGTCTACACGAGGGTCTCATACTTCCTGAACTGGATTCAGTCCCACATTGGAGAAGAGAATGGCCTAGCCTTCTGA